A window from Urocitellus parryii isolate mUroPar1 chromosome 1, mUroPar1.hap1, whole genome shotgun sequence encodes these proteins:
- the Zfp62 gene encoding zinc finger protein 62 homolog isoform X2: MEVLHKDHMQESIDKTHDWDSKIGNQLEKPEWKRMKEDKSGIREKIDKTKNTTNIKTERDEASEKSLHLSSKHVTHQTVPIEQKSSEQGKCVESINGNSHASLQQNTIALKKSHKCDECGKSFKYNSRLVQHKIMHTGEKRYECDDCGGTFRSSSSLRVHKRIHTGEKPYKCDECGKAYMSYSSLINHKSTHSGEKNCKCDECGKSFNYSSVLDQHKRIHTGEKPYECGECGKAFRNSSGLRVHKRIHTGEKPYECDICGKTFSNSSGLRVHKRIHTGEKPYECDECGKAFITCRTLLNHKSIHFGDKPYKCDECEKSFNYSSLLIQHKVIHTGEKPYECDECGKAFRNSSGLIVHKRIHTGEKPYKCDVCGKAFSYSSGLAVHKSIHPGKKAHECKECGKSFSYNSLLLQHKTIHTGERPYVCDVCGKTFRNNSGLKVHRRLHTGEKPYKCDVCGKAYISRSSLKNHKGIHLGEKPYKCTYCEKSFNYSSALEQHKRIHTREKPFGCDECGKAFRNNSGLKVHKRIHTGERPYKCEECGKAYISLSSLINHKSVHPGEKPFKCDECEKAFITYRTLINHKKIHLGEKPYKCDVCEKSFNYTSLLSQHKRVHTREKPYECDRCEKVFRNNSSLKVHKRIHTGEKPYECDVCGKAYISHSSLINHKSTHPGKTPYTCDECGKAFFSSRTLLSHKRVHLGEKPFKCVECGKSFSYSSLLSQHKRIHTGEKPYVCDRCGKAFRNSSGLTVHRRIHTGEKPYECDQCGKAYISHSSLINHKSVHQGKQPYNCECGKSFNYRSVLDQHKRIHTGKKPYRCNECGKAFNIRSNLTKHKRIHTGEESLNVINVESYNSTSQKIIYVGGNVLDGTRMRMPLWETELTKSQRTQIEEKPYECKNF, from the coding sequence ATGGAAGTTCTTCACAAGGATCATATGCAGGAATCTATTGATAAAACTCATGATTGGGATAGCAAAATAGGGAATCAATTGGAAAAGCCTGAGtggaaaagaatgaaggaagacaAAAGTGGCATCAGGGAGAAGATTGACAAAACCAAGAACACgacaaatataaaaacagaacGAGATGAGGCATCTGAGAAAAGCTTACATCTGAGCTCAAAGCATGTTACACATCAGACTGTCCCTATAGAACAGAAAAGCAGTGAACAAGGTAAATGTGTTGAGAGCATTAATGGAAACTCTCATGCCAGCCTACAGCAGAATACTATTGCTCTTAAGAAATCACATAAATGTGATGAGTGTGGGAAGTCCTTCAAATATAATTCCCGCCTTGTTCAACATAAAATTATGCACACAGGGGAAAAACGTTATGAGTGTGATGACTGTGGAGGAACTTTCCGGAGCAGCTCCAGCCTTCGAGTCCATAAACGGATCCATACTGGGGAGAAACCGTACAAGTGTgatgaatgtgggaaagcctacATGTCCTATTCCAGCCTTATAAACCATAAAAGTACCCATTCTGGGGAGAAGAACTGTAAGTGTGATGAATGTGGAAAGTCCTTCAATTATAGCTCTGTTTTGGATCAGCATAAAAGGattcatactggggagaagccctatgaatgtggtgagtgtgggaaggccttcagGAATAGTTCTGGTCTCAGAGTCCACAAAAGGATCCACacaggggagaagccctatgaatgtgacATCTGTGGAAAGACCTTCAGTAATAGCTCTGGCCTGAGGGTCCACAAAAGAATCCATACAGGTGAGAAACCTTATGAATGTGAtgagtgtgggaaggccttcaTTACTTGCAGAACACTCCTAAATCATAAAAGTATTCACTTTGGAGATAAACCCTACAAATGTGATGAGTGTGAGAAATCTTTTAATTATAGCTCTCTCCTTATTCAACATAAAGtcatccacactggagagaaaccttatgaatgtGATGAATGTGGAAAGGCCTTCAGGAACAGCTCAGGCCTTATAGTTCATAAAAGgatccacacaggagagaaaccttaCAAGTGTGATGTCTGTGGCAAAGCATTCAGCTATAGCTCTGGCCTTGCAGTTCATAAAAGCATTCACCCAGGAAAAAAAGCTCATGAATGTAAGGAGTGTGGCAAGTCCTTTAGTTATAACTCACTTCTTCTTCAACATAAGActattcatactggagagagacCTTATGTATGTGATGTGTGTGGGAAAACTTTCAGAAACAATTCAGGCCTCAAGGTCCACAGGCgacttcatactggagaaaaaccaTATAAGTGTGATGTGTGTGGGAAAGCTTATATCTCACGCTCTAGCcttaaaaatcacaaaggaaTTCATCTAGGGGAGAAACCTTATAAATGTACCTATTGTGAGAAATCCTTCAACTATAGCTCTGCACTTGAACAGCATAAAAGGATTCATACAAGGGAGAAGCCCTTTGGGTGTGAtgagtgtggcaaagccttcagaAACAATTCAGGCCTTAAAGTACATAAACGAATCCACACTGGGGAGAGACcttacaaatgtgaagaatgtgggaaagcctacATCTCACTTTCAAGCCTTATAAATCATAAAAGTGTACACCCTGGGGAAAAGCCCTTTAAGTGTGATGAGTGTGAGAAAGCCTTCATCACATACCGAACTCTCATAAACCACAAAAAAATTCATCTtggggagaagccctataaatgtgaTGTATGCGAGAAATCTTTTAACTACACCTCACTCCTTTCTCAACACAAAAGAGTCCACACtagagagaaaccctatgaatgtgaCAGGTGTGAAAAGGTCTTCAGAAACAACTCAAGCCTTAAAGTTCATAAAAGAATACATACTggggagaaaccctatgaatgtgaTGTGTGTGGAAAAGCCTACATCTCACACTCAAGCCTTATTAACCATAAAAGTACCCATCCTGGTAAGACCCCCTATACATGTGATGAATGCGGAAAAGCTTTTTTCTCTAGCAGAACACTTCTAAGCCATAAAAGAGTCCATCTTGGAGAAAAACCCTTCAAATGTGTCGAGTGTGGGAAATCTTTCAGTTACAGCTCACTCCTTTCTCAACACAAGAGGATCCACACAGGGGAAAAACCCTATGTATGTGATAGGTGTGGGAAGGCATTCAGGAACAGCTCAGGCCTCACGGTGCATAGAAGGATCCACACAggtgagaaaccctatgaatgtgaTCAATGTGGAAAGGCATATATCTCACACTCAAGTCTAATCAACCATAAAAGTGTCCACCAGGGGAAGCAGCCCTATAATTGTGAATGTGGGAAATCCTTTAATTATAGATCAGTCCTTGACCAACACAAAAGGATTCATACTGGAAAGAAGCCATATCGATGTAATGAGTGTGGGAAGGCATTTAATATCAGATCAAATCTCACCAAGCATaaaagaattcatactggagaggaATCTCTAAATGTGATAAATGTGGAAAGTTATAATAGCACATCCCAGAAGATAATCTACGTGGGTGGGAATGTTCTGGATGGGACCAGGATGAGGATGCCTCTGTGGGAGACAGAGCTTACTAAGTCTCAAAGAActcaaatagaagaaaaacctTATGAATGTAAGAATTTCTGA
- the Zfp62 gene encoding zinc finger protein 62 homolog isoform X1 — MSHLKTGTEDEESTEKYENVGNADSKWPKMEVLHKDHMQESIDKTHDWDSKIGNQLEKPEWKRMKEDKSGIREKIDKTKNTTNIKTERDEASEKSLHLSSKHVTHQTVPIEQKSSEQGKCVESINGNSHASLQQNTIALKKSHKCDECGKSFKYNSRLVQHKIMHTGEKRYECDDCGGTFRSSSSLRVHKRIHTGEKPYKCDECGKAYMSYSSLINHKSTHSGEKNCKCDECGKSFNYSSVLDQHKRIHTGEKPYECGECGKAFRNSSGLRVHKRIHTGEKPYECDICGKTFSNSSGLRVHKRIHTGEKPYECDECGKAFITCRTLLNHKSIHFGDKPYKCDECEKSFNYSSLLIQHKVIHTGEKPYECDECGKAFRNSSGLIVHKRIHTGEKPYKCDVCGKAFSYSSGLAVHKSIHPGKKAHECKECGKSFSYNSLLLQHKTIHTGERPYVCDVCGKTFRNNSGLKVHRRLHTGEKPYKCDVCGKAYISRSSLKNHKGIHLGEKPYKCTYCEKSFNYSSALEQHKRIHTREKPFGCDECGKAFRNNSGLKVHKRIHTGERPYKCEECGKAYISLSSLINHKSVHPGEKPFKCDECEKAFITYRTLINHKKIHLGEKPYKCDVCEKSFNYTSLLSQHKRVHTREKPYECDRCEKVFRNNSSLKVHKRIHTGEKPYECDVCGKAYISHSSLINHKSTHPGKTPYTCDECGKAFFSSRTLLSHKRVHLGEKPFKCVECGKSFSYSSLLSQHKRIHTGEKPYVCDRCGKAFRNSSGLTVHRRIHTGEKPYECDQCGKAYISHSSLINHKSVHQGKQPYNCECGKSFNYRSVLDQHKRIHTGKKPYRCNECGKAFNIRSNLTKHKRIHTGEESLNVINVESYNSTSQKIIYVGGNVLDGTRMRMPLWETELTKSQRTQIEEKPYECKNF; from the coding sequence TGTCACATTTGAAGACGGGCACTGAGGATGAGGAATcaactgaaaaatatgaaaatgttggAAATGCAGACTCTAAGTGGCCAAAAATGGAAGTTCTTCACAAGGATCATATGCAGGAATCTATTGATAAAACTCATGATTGGGATAGCAAAATAGGGAATCAATTGGAAAAGCCTGAGtggaaaagaatgaaggaagacaAAAGTGGCATCAGGGAGAAGATTGACAAAACCAAGAACACgacaaatataaaaacagaacGAGATGAGGCATCTGAGAAAAGCTTACATCTGAGCTCAAAGCATGTTACACATCAGACTGTCCCTATAGAACAGAAAAGCAGTGAACAAGGTAAATGTGTTGAGAGCATTAATGGAAACTCTCATGCCAGCCTACAGCAGAATACTATTGCTCTTAAGAAATCACATAAATGTGATGAGTGTGGGAAGTCCTTCAAATATAATTCCCGCCTTGTTCAACATAAAATTATGCACACAGGGGAAAAACGTTATGAGTGTGATGACTGTGGAGGAACTTTCCGGAGCAGCTCCAGCCTTCGAGTCCATAAACGGATCCATACTGGGGAGAAACCGTACAAGTGTgatgaatgtgggaaagcctacATGTCCTATTCCAGCCTTATAAACCATAAAAGTACCCATTCTGGGGAGAAGAACTGTAAGTGTGATGAATGTGGAAAGTCCTTCAATTATAGCTCTGTTTTGGATCAGCATAAAAGGattcatactggggagaagccctatgaatgtggtgagtgtgggaaggccttcagGAATAGTTCTGGTCTCAGAGTCCACAAAAGGATCCACacaggggagaagccctatgaatgtgacATCTGTGGAAAGACCTTCAGTAATAGCTCTGGCCTGAGGGTCCACAAAAGAATCCATACAGGTGAGAAACCTTATGAATGTGAtgagtgtgggaaggccttcaTTACTTGCAGAACACTCCTAAATCATAAAAGTATTCACTTTGGAGATAAACCCTACAAATGTGATGAGTGTGAGAAATCTTTTAATTATAGCTCTCTCCTTATTCAACATAAAGtcatccacactggagagaaaccttatgaatgtGATGAATGTGGAAAGGCCTTCAGGAACAGCTCAGGCCTTATAGTTCATAAAAGgatccacacaggagagaaaccttaCAAGTGTGATGTCTGTGGCAAAGCATTCAGCTATAGCTCTGGCCTTGCAGTTCATAAAAGCATTCACCCAGGAAAAAAAGCTCATGAATGTAAGGAGTGTGGCAAGTCCTTTAGTTATAACTCACTTCTTCTTCAACATAAGActattcatactggagagagacCTTATGTATGTGATGTGTGTGGGAAAACTTTCAGAAACAATTCAGGCCTCAAGGTCCACAGGCgacttcatactggagaaaaaccaTATAAGTGTGATGTGTGTGGGAAAGCTTATATCTCACGCTCTAGCcttaaaaatcacaaaggaaTTCATCTAGGGGAGAAACCTTATAAATGTACCTATTGTGAGAAATCCTTCAACTATAGCTCTGCACTTGAACAGCATAAAAGGATTCATACAAGGGAGAAGCCCTTTGGGTGTGAtgagtgtggcaaagccttcagaAACAATTCAGGCCTTAAAGTACATAAACGAATCCACACTGGGGAGAGACcttacaaatgtgaagaatgtgggaaagcctacATCTCACTTTCAAGCCTTATAAATCATAAAAGTGTACACCCTGGGGAAAAGCCCTTTAAGTGTGATGAGTGTGAGAAAGCCTTCATCACATACCGAACTCTCATAAACCACAAAAAAATTCATCTtggggagaagccctataaatgtgaTGTATGCGAGAAATCTTTTAACTACACCTCACTCCTTTCTCAACACAAAAGAGTCCACACtagagagaaaccctatgaatgtgaCAGGTGTGAAAAGGTCTTCAGAAACAACTCAAGCCTTAAAGTTCATAAAAGAATACATACTggggagaaaccctatgaatgtgaTGTGTGTGGAAAAGCCTACATCTCACACTCAAGCCTTATTAACCATAAAAGTACCCATCCTGGTAAGACCCCCTATACATGTGATGAATGCGGAAAAGCTTTTTTCTCTAGCAGAACACTTCTAAGCCATAAAAGAGTCCATCTTGGAGAAAAACCCTTCAAATGTGTCGAGTGTGGGAAATCTTTCAGTTACAGCTCACTCCTTTCTCAACACAAGAGGATCCACACAGGGGAAAAACCCTATGTATGTGATAGGTGTGGGAAGGCATTCAGGAACAGCTCAGGCCTCACGGTGCATAGAAGGATCCACACAggtgagaaaccctatgaatgtgaTCAATGTGGAAAGGCATATATCTCACACTCAAGTCTAATCAACCATAAAAGTGTCCACCAGGGGAAGCAGCCCTATAATTGTGAATGTGGGAAATCCTTTAATTATAGATCAGTCCTTGACCAACACAAAAGGATTCATACTGGAAAGAAGCCATATCGATGTAATGAGTGTGGGAAGGCATTTAATATCAGATCAAATCTCACCAAGCATaaaagaattcatactggagaggaATCTCTAAATGTGATAAATGTGGAAAGTTATAATAGCACATCCCAGAAGATAATCTACGTGGGTGGGAATGTTCTGGATGGGACCAGGATGAGGATGCCTCTGTGGGAGACAGAGCTTACTAAGTCTCAAAGAActcaaatagaagaaaaacctTATGAATGTAAGAATTTCTGA